The Candidatus Eisenbacteria bacterium region TTGCGCCTGCGCCACGCGGCGTGCGACGTCTTCGGCGCCCGCGCCTTCGACCACGATCTGATCATCGCGATAGGGCGCCGGAAACGACGTGATCTTGCCGTCGAGACTCGCGACCAGAACAGCGACCATCACCCCCATCGCCATCGCAGCGAGCACCGCAGTCACCACCGGGCCGTTGCGCGCTGCGAAGCGCCCGGAGTCGCGCAGCGCCAGTCGCCACGCGAGCGGCAGCGGGCCGGCGCGGCGCCCGAGTGCGGCCAGCACCCACGGGCTGCAAGCACCAAAGCCGATCACGCCCAGCACCGCACTGCCGATCACCGCCAGGCCGGACATCACTCCATGCCCTCGTGGCACGAGCAACAGCGCAACCGCCATGGTTTCGATCGCCAACCCCGCGACCAGCCACCGACGCGAGACCGCACGCACCGGGCGGCGCGCACCGAGCGCTTCGCGAATCGGAAGCCGCGCGGAGAATCGCGCGGGGAACAGAACCGCGATCGCCGCCGCCGCTACTCCGAGCCACGCGGCGGGAAGCGCGTACTCGAGCGGAAACTCGAAGCTGCCGTTCCACCGACGATTGAGCGTATCGAGAAACGGAAGCACCGCAGCTGCTCCTGCGGCTCCGAGTCCGACGCCGATCGTCGCGGCAACCGCACCCAGTGCGACCGCCGAGAGCAGCATGGCGCGGGTGATGCCACTCACGGTCGCGCCGAGTGAACCGAGCAACCCGATCTCCCGCTGTCGCCGGCGCAGGCTCACTGCAAATGCGGCAGCGATCACGAGTGCAGCCTCGAAGAACCCGACGCTGCCGAACAGAAAGATCACGGCCGTCACGGTGGCACCGCGTCGCCCGGACTCAGTCCGCGTATGCACGGCGTAGCCCGCCGCTTCGAGCGCCCGGGCGGCCGATGCGACCGAGTCGCCGGCGAGCCCAACCAGCCACTGCCGTTCGACTCGATCCTCCACAGCGATCGGCGACCTCACGACCAGCGGGTCATCGAGCGCCTCGGGGTCGAACAGCACGCCCGAGATCGTCCGCGCCGAGCCATCGCCAAGCGTCACCGAGTCGCCGATCGATCGCGCCAGCCCTTCCATGAGCACCGGCGAGAGTGCGACCTCGCGGTCGTTCGCAGGCGGACGGCCGCGCTCGACGCGCACGAGTCCAAGTGCAAGGCCGCGAGTCGCCAGTGCACTCGGCTCGAGTGCGAGCAGTCGTGCACCCAGACGAATGCCCGGGACACTCACGCGCTCGATTCCGTTCGCAATCGCTTCGGTGCGAGCTGAACGAGGCA contains the following coding sequences:
- a CDS encoding FtsX-like permease family protein yields the protein MSGAKSWTALQALARVEWRQFVQHPRRTLLLMSLVAVPVAAMVGAAALLRIVEPSPEELRASIMGSAAMRVDLTDIAGAADRALALLPRSARTEAIANGIERVSVPGIRLGARLLALEPSALATRGLALGLVRVERGRPPANDREVALSPVLMEGLARSIGDSVTLGDGSARTISGVLFDPEALDDPLVVRSPIAVEDRVERQWLVGLAGDSVASAARALEAAGYAVHTRTESGRRGATVTAVIFLFGSVGFFEAALVIAAAFAVSLRRRQREIGLLGSLGATVSGITRAMLLSAVALGAVAATIGVGLGAAGAAAVLPFLDTLNRRWNGSFEFPLEYALPAAWLGVAAAAIAVLFPARFSARLPIREALGARRPVRAVSRRWLVAGLAIETMAVALLLVPRGHGVMSGLAVIGSAVLGVIGFGACSPWVLAALGRRAGPLPLAWRLALRDSGRFAARNGPVVTAVLAAMAMGVMVAVLVASLDGKITSFPAPYRDDQIVVEGAGAEDVARRVAQAQRAIAVAPVTAAYAQGVPLRVRFAGDSATMRRIDWVACGDEALLRAIDGDAGANAFRDGALIAIGLPKGAGELRVIAGPRRRRIAWPTTQRIAMTQNVVGPAFVVASSALESRGLTSGPPPRNALVPWVMRLDHAVTQQEIRAAQALAAATPGTNVDAVLLHRGPARSFFFTMLAACLLTALVVVLVATSLTAAESAGDEHVLHTVGAAPSLLREHAAARAGYLALLGCVLAIPAGMMPAIGLLASTNFAVQLVIPWRDVALCTGLLPMLAYAVTWWGGGGRRVVLAEA